The Candidatus Culexarchaeum yellowstonense genome has a segment encoding these proteins:
- a CDS encoding transposase, with protein sequence MDWKRVDERLIRRGELLLSLDFLEGYDYELSLLNDGKVGRSFKITDRYIVFLAVVRYLFSMPYRQIEGFTRALSGLIPKLPSAGYSWVRRRILMLNLPLYESLSGYDGPIVIAIDSSGVSVHRCGGWVERTYGKKKRYIKIHFAVDVKTKRGV encoded by the coding sequence ATGGATTGGAAGCGTGTTGATGAGAGGCTTATTAGGCGTGGTGAGCTTCTTCTCAGCCTAGATTTTCTTGAAGGCTATGATTATGAGCTTAGCCTCTTGAATGATGGTAAGGTTGGGAGGTCATTCAAGATTACGGATAGATATATTGTTTTCTTGGCTGTTGTCCGCTACCTATTCTCTATGCCCTATAGGCAGATTGAGGGATTCACTAGGGCTTTGAGTGGGCTTATACCTAAGCTTCCATCAGCCGGTTACTCATGGGTTAGGAGGCGCATTCTAATGCTTAACCTACCGCTATACGAATCTTTAAGTGGCTATGATGGCCCTATCGTTATAGCTATTGACTCAAGCGGCGTTAGCGTTCATAGGTGTGGTGGATGGGTTGAGCGAACATATGGAAAGAAGAAGCGCTACATTAAGATACACTTCGCAGTGGACGTTAAAACAAAGAGGGGTGTATGA